A single window of Watersipora subatra chromosome 9, tzWatSuba1.1, whole genome shotgun sequence DNA harbors:
- the LOC137403904 gene encoding dynactin subunit 1-like isoform X2, with protein MSSPSLQSSLTQYEQLVKKQLSFTEDDDTEAVNSHADREEGVFDKPLTEERQQGMRAVQSTLERLDSKHGVLERPASAECVRYASDENDFLKRTMSDSIRRSANKVSDSGSDLEELTPASTDTSSEPRRSRQSSLKSDTEERRNGLPSRIPQADPVKPQVKTPLTTKRTVPVSPYKAKTQEPLKVRNQDQDVSQDSPEKAPSLRQLLIESKAETSDLRHQLELLAAENHRLKTEQGLPSGRTTPSETSHVHSKLADTERRCDTLLKEKENMATELWKLRQQVEDLLTSKSEFGSEPGDGTGSQSAASAIKERRIGGNVSNLEQQIDDMQSQILDLQEASETSSAEVLRLDQENQMLTAHIKRLTADREEDTEAERELLQQQIHEMKKQQERQTEDEMLHLKSEMARLRIDLKATQEKADILQEENVKLRDSLREAKSVSRMRGSSNNMTESLGERQENRRSKDVAWEEISSLKQKIREFSSRNPAGSPSSIRTLEKKTSPLSAVLTSPTNYDRIGNRPVYGSKDSPLGKSAYSPPSRRNDNYRPSYQPSNHSSDDRPPSPSGRSDISDSTTALMAGYETYRPLSRSGIARFTPTYRCFSSATISRLSASRKLEDDRTSECTMDILNEATFNSQAFGAYDVNDVTTERVDVRRESIGPSNHIRRGSVGSSSMQSESTQERLAIPPSFGLRSVLVPVLPTQHNIKQEIVVNRSGLSTVGRRPFAPRSPADLTIGDIAKFTKPDGRICRGTVKFIGHLHDKNETYIGLELEHQEGRHDGLYEGVRYFDCKPNRGAFITFNKVIMVWGS; from the exons ATGTCTTCTCCAAGTCTACAGTCCTCTCTCACTCAATATGAACAGCTCGTAAAGAAACAGCTGAGCTTTACAGAGGATGATGATACGGAGGCAGTGAATTCACACGCTGACCG AGAAGAAGGGGTGTTTGATAAGCCCCTGACCGAGGAGAGGCAGCAAGGGATGAGGGCAGTACAAAGTACACTCGAGCGACTCGACTCTAAACACGGAGTGCTCGAACGCCCCGCGAGCGCAGAGTGTGTGAGATATGCGAGTGATGAGAATGACTTTCTCAAGCG AACAATGTCTGACTCCATTAGAAGGTCAGCCAACAAGGTCTCTGATTCTGGCAGCGATTTGGAAGAATTAACTCCTGCTTCCACAGACACTAGTTCTGAACCAAGGAGATCTAGACAGAGTTCTCTCAAGAGTGACACAGAAGAGCGAAGGAATGGTCTTCCTTCAAG AATTCCTCAAGCAGATCCTGTGAAGCCTCAAGTAAAGACACCCCTCACCACAAAGAGAACAGTCCCTGTAAGCCCGTATAAGGCTAAAACGCAAGAACCTCTCAAAGTTCGCAATCAAGACCAG GATGTGTCGCAAGATTCACCTGAGAAGGCTCCTTCATTGAGACAGTTGCTAATAGAAAGCAAGGCTGAAACGTCTGACCTGCGCCACCAACTAGAATTACTTGCCGCAGAGAATCACAGGCTAAAGACTGAACAAGGGTTACCCAGTGGCCGTACAACTCCCAGTGAAACTTCACATGTCCACAGTAAACTTGCCGAT ACGGAAAGACGATGTGACACCCTTCTCAAGGAAAAGGAAAACATGGCTACAGAACTTTGGAAGCTGAGGCAGCAGGTGGAAGACCTGCTGACGAGTAAGTCAGAGTTTGGAAGCGAGCCCGGAGACGGAACCGGGAGTCAATCGGCAGCTTCAGCCATCAAGGAACGTCGGATTGGTGGGAACGTCAGCAATCTTGAGCAGCAGATCG ATGACATGCAAAGTCAGATACTTGACTTACAAGAGGCCAGTGAAACATCCAGCGCTGAGGTTCTAAGACTCGACCAAGAGAACCAGATGCTGACAGCCCATATAAAGAGACTGACTGCTGATAGAGAGGAAGACACTGAGGCTGAGAGGGAGCTTCTCCAGCAGCAg ATCCATGAAATGAAGAAACAACAGGAGCGTCAGACCGAAGACGAAATGCTGCATCTAAAGAGTGAAATGGCTCGGCTTCGCATAGATCTCAAAGCAACACAGGAAAAGGCTGACATACTTCAGGAAGAAAATGTCAAGCTAAGAGATAGTCTTCGGGAAGCTAAGTCCGTTAGCAG GATGCGAGGCAGCAGCAATAACATGACAGAGAGTTTGGGTGAGAGGCAGGAGAATCGCCGAAGTAAGGATGTGGCTTGGGAGGAAATCAGCAGTCTCAAACAGAAAATTAGAGAATTTTCATCACGTAACCCTGCGGGTAGCCCTTCTTCCATCAGAACTTTGGAGAAGAAAACATCACCACTCAGTGCAGTGTTAACATCACCAACCAACTATG ATCGGATAGGCAACAGGCCGGTGTACGGCAGCAAAGATTCCCCATTGGGCAAGTCCGCATACAGCCCACCTAGCAGAAGGAACGATAATTATCGACCCTCTTACCAACCGTCCAATCACAGCTCAGACGACAGACCACCTAGTCCTTCTGGTAGATCTGATATAAGTGATTCTACTACAGCATTAATGGCTGGATATGAGACTTACAGACCTCTTTCTAGAAGTG GTATTGCTAGGTTTACCCCGACATATCGGTGCTTTTCCTCAG CTACTATCTCACGACTCAGCGCGTCACGCAAGCTGGAGGATGACAGAACAAGTGAGTGCACCATGGATATACTTAATGAAGCGACCTTCAACTCGCAGGCTTTTGGTGCATATGATGTGAATGATGTCACAACTGAGAGAGTAGATGTGAGGCGGGAGTCAATCGGTCCCAGCAACCATATACGGCGAGGCAGCGTTGGCAGCTCTAGCATGCAGAGTGAATCTACTCAAG AGAGGCTCGCTATACCCCCATCCTTCGGTCTCCGATCAGTTCTTGTCCCAGTTCTTCCAACACAACACAATATAAAACAAGAGATAGTGGTTAACCGGTCTGGGCTCAGCACCGTGGGCCGCCGGCCATTTGCTCCTCGTTCACCCGCTGACCTCACTATTGGAGATATAGCCAAATTCACTAAACCTGATGGGAGAATATGTCGGGGCACAGTCAAGTTTATCGGACATTTACACGACAAGAACGAGACATACATAGGGCTAGAGTTGGAGCATCAAG AGGGAAGACATGATGGGCTCTATGAAGGCGTGCGATACTTTGACTG CAAACCTAACAGAGGGGCCTTCATTACCTTCAACAAGGTAATCATGGTTTGGGGGAGCTGA
- the LOC137403904 gene encoding dynactin subunit 1-like isoform X1: MSSPSLQSSLTQYEQLVKKQLSFTEDDDTEAVNSHADREEGVFDKPLTEERQQGMRAVQSTLERLDSKHGVLERPASAECVRYASDENDFLKRTMSDSIRRSANKVSDSGSDLEELTPASTDTSSEPRRSRQSSLKSDTEERRNGLPSRIPQADPVKPQVKTPLTTKRTVPVSPYKAKTQEPLKVRNQDQDVSQDSPEKAPSLRQLLIESKAETSDLRHQLELLAAENHRLKTEQGLPSGRTTPSETSHVHSKLADTERRCDTLLKEKENMATELWKLRQQVEDLLTSKSEFGSEPGDGTGSQSAASAIKERRIGGNVSNLEQQIDDMQSQILDLQEASETSSAEVLRLDQENQMLTAHIKRLTADREEDTEAERELLQQQIHEMKKQQERQTEDEMLHLKSEMARLRIDLKATQEKADILQEENVKLRDSLREAKSVSRMRGSSNNMTESLGERQENRRSKDVAWEEISSLKQKIREFSSRNPAGSPSSIRTLEKKTSPLSAVLTSPTNYDRIGNRPVYGSKDSPLGKSAYSPPSRRNDNYRPSYQPSNHSSDDRPPSPSGRSDISDSTTALMAGYETYRPLSRSGIARFTPTYRCFSSATISRLSASRKLEDDRTSECTMDILNEATFNSQAFGAYDVNDVTTERVDVRRESIGPSNHIRRGSVGSSSMQSESTQDLLSERLAIPPSFGLRSVLVPVLPTQHNIKQEIVVNRSGLSTVGRRPFAPRSPADLTIGDIAKFTKPDGRICRGTVKFIGHLHDKNETYIGLELEHQEGRHDGLYEGVRYFDCKPNRGAFITFNKVIMVWGS, from the exons ATGTCTTCTCCAAGTCTACAGTCCTCTCTCACTCAATATGAACAGCTCGTAAAGAAACAGCTGAGCTTTACAGAGGATGATGATACGGAGGCAGTGAATTCACACGCTGACCG AGAAGAAGGGGTGTTTGATAAGCCCCTGACCGAGGAGAGGCAGCAAGGGATGAGGGCAGTACAAAGTACACTCGAGCGACTCGACTCTAAACACGGAGTGCTCGAACGCCCCGCGAGCGCAGAGTGTGTGAGATATGCGAGTGATGAGAATGACTTTCTCAAGCG AACAATGTCTGACTCCATTAGAAGGTCAGCCAACAAGGTCTCTGATTCTGGCAGCGATTTGGAAGAATTAACTCCTGCTTCCACAGACACTAGTTCTGAACCAAGGAGATCTAGACAGAGTTCTCTCAAGAGTGACACAGAAGAGCGAAGGAATGGTCTTCCTTCAAG AATTCCTCAAGCAGATCCTGTGAAGCCTCAAGTAAAGACACCCCTCACCACAAAGAGAACAGTCCCTGTAAGCCCGTATAAGGCTAAAACGCAAGAACCTCTCAAAGTTCGCAATCAAGACCAG GATGTGTCGCAAGATTCACCTGAGAAGGCTCCTTCATTGAGACAGTTGCTAATAGAAAGCAAGGCTGAAACGTCTGACCTGCGCCACCAACTAGAATTACTTGCCGCAGAGAATCACAGGCTAAAGACTGAACAAGGGTTACCCAGTGGCCGTACAACTCCCAGTGAAACTTCACATGTCCACAGTAAACTTGCCGAT ACGGAAAGACGATGTGACACCCTTCTCAAGGAAAAGGAAAACATGGCTACAGAACTTTGGAAGCTGAGGCAGCAGGTGGAAGACCTGCTGACGAGTAAGTCAGAGTTTGGAAGCGAGCCCGGAGACGGAACCGGGAGTCAATCGGCAGCTTCAGCCATCAAGGAACGTCGGATTGGTGGGAACGTCAGCAATCTTGAGCAGCAGATCG ATGACATGCAAAGTCAGATACTTGACTTACAAGAGGCCAGTGAAACATCCAGCGCTGAGGTTCTAAGACTCGACCAAGAGAACCAGATGCTGACAGCCCATATAAAGAGACTGACTGCTGATAGAGAGGAAGACACTGAGGCTGAGAGGGAGCTTCTCCAGCAGCAg ATCCATGAAATGAAGAAACAACAGGAGCGTCAGACCGAAGACGAAATGCTGCATCTAAAGAGTGAAATGGCTCGGCTTCGCATAGATCTCAAAGCAACACAGGAAAAGGCTGACATACTTCAGGAAGAAAATGTCAAGCTAAGAGATAGTCTTCGGGAAGCTAAGTCCGTTAGCAG GATGCGAGGCAGCAGCAATAACATGACAGAGAGTTTGGGTGAGAGGCAGGAGAATCGCCGAAGTAAGGATGTGGCTTGGGAGGAAATCAGCAGTCTCAAACAGAAAATTAGAGAATTTTCATCACGTAACCCTGCGGGTAGCCCTTCTTCCATCAGAACTTTGGAGAAGAAAACATCACCACTCAGTGCAGTGTTAACATCACCAACCAACTATG ATCGGATAGGCAACAGGCCGGTGTACGGCAGCAAAGATTCCCCATTGGGCAAGTCCGCATACAGCCCACCTAGCAGAAGGAACGATAATTATCGACCCTCTTACCAACCGTCCAATCACAGCTCAGACGACAGACCACCTAGTCCTTCTGGTAGATCTGATATAAGTGATTCTACTACAGCATTAATGGCTGGATATGAGACTTACAGACCTCTTTCTAGAAGTG GTATTGCTAGGTTTACCCCGACATATCGGTGCTTTTCCTCAG CTACTATCTCACGACTCAGCGCGTCACGCAAGCTGGAGGATGACAGAACAAGTGAGTGCACCATGGATATACTTAATGAAGCGACCTTCAACTCGCAGGCTTTTGGTGCATATGATGTGAATGATGTCACAACTGAGAGAGTAGATGTGAGGCGGGAGTCAATCGGTCCCAGCAACCATATACGGCGAGGCAGCGTTGGCAGCTCTAGCATGCAGAGTGAATCTACTCAAG ACTTGCTTTCAGAGAGGCTCGCTATACCCCCATCCTTCGGTCTCCGATCAGTTCTTGTCCCAGTTCTTCCAACACAACACAATATAAAACAAGAGATAGTGGTTAACCGGTCTGGGCTCAGCACCGTGGGCCGCCGGCCATTTGCTCCTCGTTCACCCGCTGACCTCACTATTGGAGATATAGCCAAATTCACTAAACCTGATGGGAGAATATGTCGGGGCACAGTCAAGTTTATCGGACATTTACACGACAAGAACGAGACATACATAGGGCTAGAGTTGGAGCATCAAG AGGGAAGACATGATGGGCTCTATGAAGGCGTGCGATACTTTGACTG CAAACCTAACAGAGGGGCCTTCATTACCTTCAACAAGGTAATCATGGTTTGGGGGAGCTGA
- the LOC137403904 gene encoding dynactin subunit 1-like isoform X3 — protein MSSPSLQSSLTQYEQLVKKQLSFTEDDDTEAVNSHADREEGVFDKPLTEERQQGMRAVQSTLERLDSKHGVLERPASAECVRYASDENDFLKRTMSDSIRRSANKVSDSGSDLEELTPASTDTSSEPRRSRQSSLKSDTEERRNGLPSRIPQADPVKPQVKTPLTTKRTVPVSPYKAKTQEPLKVRNQDQDVSQDSPEKAPSLRQLLIESKAETSDLRHQLELLAAENHRLKTEQGLPSGRTTPSETSHVHSKLADTERRCDTLLKEKENMATELWKLRQQVEDLLTSKSEFGSEPGDGTGSQSAASAIKERRIGGNVSNLEQQIDDMQSQILDLQEASETSSAEVLRLDQENQMLTAHIKRLTADREEDTEAERELLQQQIHEMKKQQERQTEDEMLHLKSEMARLRIDLKATQEKADILQEENVKLRDSLREAKSVSRMRGSSNNMTESLGERQENRRSKDVAWEEISSLKQKIREFSSRNPAGSPSSIRTLEKKTSPLSAVLTSPTNYDRIGNRPVYGSKDSPLGKSAYSPPSRRNDNYRPSYQPSNHSSDDRPPSPSGRSDISDSTTALMAGYETYRPLSRSATISRLSASRKLEDDRTSECTMDILNEATFNSQAFGAYDVNDVTTERVDVRRESIGPSNHIRRGSVGSSSMQSESTQDLLSERLAIPPSFGLRSVLVPVLPTQHNIKQEIVVNRSGLSTVGRRPFAPRSPADLTIGDIAKFTKPDGRICRGTVKFIGHLHDKNETYIGLELEHQEGRHDGLYEGVRYFDCKPNRGAFITFNKVIMVWGS, from the exons ATGTCTTCTCCAAGTCTACAGTCCTCTCTCACTCAATATGAACAGCTCGTAAAGAAACAGCTGAGCTTTACAGAGGATGATGATACGGAGGCAGTGAATTCACACGCTGACCG AGAAGAAGGGGTGTTTGATAAGCCCCTGACCGAGGAGAGGCAGCAAGGGATGAGGGCAGTACAAAGTACACTCGAGCGACTCGACTCTAAACACGGAGTGCTCGAACGCCCCGCGAGCGCAGAGTGTGTGAGATATGCGAGTGATGAGAATGACTTTCTCAAGCG AACAATGTCTGACTCCATTAGAAGGTCAGCCAACAAGGTCTCTGATTCTGGCAGCGATTTGGAAGAATTAACTCCTGCTTCCACAGACACTAGTTCTGAACCAAGGAGATCTAGACAGAGTTCTCTCAAGAGTGACACAGAAGAGCGAAGGAATGGTCTTCCTTCAAG AATTCCTCAAGCAGATCCTGTGAAGCCTCAAGTAAAGACACCCCTCACCACAAAGAGAACAGTCCCTGTAAGCCCGTATAAGGCTAAAACGCAAGAACCTCTCAAAGTTCGCAATCAAGACCAG GATGTGTCGCAAGATTCACCTGAGAAGGCTCCTTCATTGAGACAGTTGCTAATAGAAAGCAAGGCTGAAACGTCTGACCTGCGCCACCAACTAGAATTACTTGCCGCAGAGAATCACAGGCTAAAGACTGAACAAGGGTTACCCAGTGGCCGTACAACTCCCAGTGAAACTTCACATGTCCACAGTAAACTTGCCGAT ACGGAAAGACGATGTGACACCCTTCTCAAGGAAAAGGAAAACATGGCTACAGAACTTTGGAAGCTGAGGCAGCAGGTGGAAGACCTGCTGACGAGTAAGTCAGAGTTTGGAAGCGAGCCCGGAGACGGAACCGGGAGTCAATCGGCAGCTTCAGCCATCAAGGAACGTCGGATTGGTGGGAACGTCAGCAATCTTGAGCAGCAGATCG ATGACATGCAAAGTCAGATACTTGACTTACAAGAGGCCAGTGAAACATCCAGCGCTGAGGTTCTAAGACTCGACCAAGAGAACCAGATGCTGACAGCCCATATAAAGAGACTGACTGCTGATAGAGAGGAAGACACTGAGGCTGAGAGGGAGCTTCTCCAGCAGCAg ATCCATGAAATGAAGAAACAACAGGAGCGTCAGACCGAAGACGAAATGCTGCATCTAAAGAGTGAAATGGCTCGGCTTCGCATAGATCTCAAAGCAACACAGGAAAAGGCTGACATACTTCAGGAAGAAAATGTCAAGCTAAGAGATAGTCTTCGGGAAGCTAAGTCCGTTAGCAG GATGCGAGGCAGCAGCAATAACATGACAGAGAGTTTGGGTGAGAGGCAGGAGAATCGCCGAAGTAAGGATGTGGCTTGGGAGGAAATCAGCAGTCTCAAACAGAAAATTAGAGAATTTTCATCACGTAACCCTGCGGGTAGCCCTTCTTCCATCAGAACTTTGGAGAAGAAAACATCACCACTCAGTGCAGTGTTAACATCACCAACCAACTATG ATCGGATAGGCAACAGGCCGGTGTACGGCAGCAAAGATTCCCCATTGGGCAAGTCCGCATACAGCCCACCTAGCAGAAGGAACGATAATTATCGACCCTCTTACCAACCGTCCAATCACAGCTCAGACGACAGACCACCTAGTCCTTCTGGTAGATCTGATATAAGTGATTCTACTACAGCATTAATGGCTGGATATGAGACTTACAGACCTCTTTCTAGAAGTG CTACTATCTCACGACTCAGCGCGTCACGCAAGCTGGAGGATGACAGAACAAGTGAGTGCACCATGGATATACTTAATGAAGCGACCTTCAACTCGCAGGCTTTTGGTGCATATGATGTGAATGATGTCACAACTGAGAGAGTAGATGTGAGGCGGGAGTCAATCGGTCCCAGCAACCATATACGGCGAGGCAGCGTTGGCAGCTCTAGCATGCAGAGTGAATCTACTCAAG ACTTGCTTTCAGAGAGGCTCGCTATACCCCCATCCTTCGGTCTCCGATCAGTTCTTGTCCCAGTTCTTCCAACACAACACAATATAAAACAAGAGATAGTGGTTAACCGGTCTGGGCTCAGCACCGTGGGCCGCCGGCCATTTGCTCCTCGTTCACCCGCTGACCTCACTATTGGAGATATAGCCAAATTCACTAAACCTGATGGGAGAATATGTCGGGGCACAGTCAAGTTTATCGGACATTTACACGACAAGAACGAGACATACATAGGGCTAGAGTTGGAGCATCAAG AGGGAAGACATGATGGGCTCTATGAAGGCGTGCGATACTTTGACTG CAAACCTAACAGAGGGGCCTTCATTACCTTCAACAAGGTAATCATGGTTTGGGGGAGCTGA
- the LOC137403904 gene encoding dynactin subunit 1-like isoform X4, with protein MSSPSLQSSLTQYEQLVKKQLSFTEDDDTEAVNSHADREEGVFDKPLTEERQQGMRAVQSTLERLDSKHGVLERPASAECVRYASDENDFLKRTMSDSIRRSANKVSDSGSDLEELTPASTDTSSEPRRSRQSSLKSDTEERRNGLPSRIPQADPVKPQVKTPLTTKRTVPVSPYKAKTQEPLKVRNQDQDVSQDSPEKAPSLRQLLIESKAETSDLRHQLELLAAENHRLKTEQGLPSGRTTPSETSHTERRCDTLLKEKENMATELWKLRQQVEDLLTSKSEFGSEPGDGTGSQSAASAIKERRIDDMQSQILDLQEASETSSAEVLRLDQENQMLTAHIKRLTADREEDTEAERELLQQQIHEMKKQQERQTEDEMLHLKSEMARLRIDLKATQEKADILQEENVKLRDSLREAKSVSRMRGSSNNMTESLGERQENRRSKDVAWEEISSLKQKIREFSSRNPAGSPSSIRTLEKKTSPLSAVLTSPTNYDRIGNRPVYGSKDSPLGKSAYSPPSRRNDNYRPSYQPSNHSSDDRPPSPSGRSDISDSTTALMAGYETYRPLSRSGIARFTPTYRCFSSATISRLSASRKLEDDRTSECTMDILNEATFNSQAFGAYDVNDVTTERVDVRRESIGPSNHIRRGSVGSSSMQSESTQDLLSERLAIPPSFGLRSVLVPVLPTQHNIKQEIVVNRSGLSTVGRRPFAPRSPADLTIGDIAKFTKPDGRICRGTVKFIGHLHDKNETYIGLELEHQEGRHDGLYEGVRYFDCKPNRGAFITFNKVIMVWGS; from the exons ATGTCTTCTCCAAGTCTACAGTCCTCTCTCACTCAATATGAACAGCTCGTAAAGAAACAGCTGAGCTTTACAGAGGATGATGATACGGAGGCAGTGAATTCACACGCTGACCG AGAAGAAGGGGTGTTTGATAAGCCCCTGACCGAGGAGAGGCAGCAAGGGATGAGGGCAGTACAAAGTACACTCGAGCGACTCGACTCTAAACACGGAGTGCTCGAACGCCCCGCGAGCGCAGAGTGTGTGAGATATGCGAGTGATGAGAATGACTTTCTCAAGCG AACAATGTCTGACTCCATTAGAAGGTCAGCCAACAAGGTCTCTGATTCTGGCAGCGATTTGGAAGAATTAACTCCTGCTTCCACAGACACTAGTTCTGAACCAAGGAGATCTAGACAGAGTTCTCTCAAGAGTGACACAGAAGAGCGAAGGAATGGTCTTCCTTCAAG AATTCCTCAAGCAGATCCTGTGAAGCCTCAAGTAAAGACACCCCTCACCACAAAGAGAACAGTCCCTGTAAGCCCGTATAAGGCTAAAACGCAAGAACCTCTCAAAGTTCGCAATCAAGACCAG GATGTGTCGCAAGATTCACCTGAGAAGGCTCCTTCATTGAGACAGTTGCTAATAGAAAGCAAGGCTGAAACGTCTGACCTGCGCCACCAACTAGAATTACTTGCCGCAGAGAATCACAGGCTAAAGACTGAACAAGGGTTACCCAGTGGCCGTACAACTCCCAGTGAAACTTCACAT ACGGAAAGACGATGTGACACCCTTCTCAAGGAAAAGGAAAACATGGCTACAGAACTTTGGAAGCTGAGGCAGCAGGTGGAAGACCTGCTGACGAGTAAGTCAGAGTTTGGAAGCGAGCCCGGAGACGGAACCGGGAGTCAATCGGCAGCTTCAGCCATCAAGGAACGTCGGATTG ATGACATGCAAAGTCAGATACTTGACTTACAAGAGGCCAGTGAAACATCCAGCGCTGAGGTTCTAAGACTCGACCAAGAGAACCAGATGCTGACAGCCCATATAAAGAGACTGACTGCTGATAGAGAGGAAGACACTGAGGCTGAGAGGGAGCTTCTCCAGCAGCAg ATCCATGAAATGAAGAAACAACAGGAGCGTCAGACCGAAGACGAAATGCTGCATCTAAAGAGTGAAATGGCTCGGCTTCGCATAGATCTCAAAGCAACACAGGAAAAGGCTGACATACTTCAGGAAGAAAATGTCAAGCTAAGAGATAGTCTTCGGGAAGCTAAGTCCGTTAGCAG GATGCGAGGCAGCAGCAATAACATGACAGAGAGTTTGGGTGAGAGGCAGGAGAATCGCCGAAGTAAGGATGTGGCTTGGGAGGAAATCAGCAGTCTCAAACAGAAAATTAGAGAATTTTCATCACGTAACCCTGCGGGTAGCCCTTCTTCCATCAGAACTTTGGAGAAGAAAACATCACCACTCAGTGCAGTGTTAACATCACCAACCAACTATG ATCGGATAGGCAACAGGCCGGTGTACGGCAGCAAAGATTCCCCATTGGGCAAGTCCGCATACAGCCCACCTAGCAGAAGGAACGATAATTATCGACCCTCTTACCAACCGTCCAATCACAGCTCAGACGACAGACCACCTAGTCCTTCTGGTAGATCTGATATAAGTGATTCTACTACAGCATTAATGGCTGGATATGAGACTTACAGACCTCTTTCTAGAAGTG GTATTGCTAGGTTTACCCCGACATATCGGTGCTTTTCCTCAG CTACTATCTCACGACTCAGCGCGTCACGCAAGCTGGAGGATGACAGAACAAGTGAGTGCACCATGGATATACTTAATGAAGCGACCTTCAACTCGCAGGCTTTTGGTGCATATGATGTGAATGATGTCACAACTGAGAGAGTAGATGTGAGGCGGGAGTCAATCGGTCCCAGCAACCATATACGGCGAGGCAGCGTTGGCAGCTCTAGCATGCAGAGTGAATCTACTCAAG ACTTGCTTTCAGAGAGGCTCGCTATACCCCCATCCTTCGGTCTCCGATCAGTTCTTGTCCCAGTTCTTCCAACACAACACAATATAAAACAAGAGATAGTGGTTAACCGGTCTGGGCTCAGCACCGTGGGCCGCCGGCCATTTGCTCCTCGTTCACCCGCTGACCTCACTATTGGAGATATAGCCAAATTCACTAAACCTGATGGGAGAATATGTCGGGGCACAGTCAAGTTTATCGGACATTTACACGACAAGAACGAGACATACATAGGGCTAGAGTTGGAGCATCAAG AGGGAAGACATGATGGGCTCTATGAAGGCGTGCGATACTTTGACTG CAAACCTAACAGAGGGGCCTTCATTACCTTCAACAAGGTAATCATGGTTTGGGGGAGCTGA